The nucleotide window GCTGCCGGGGGACGAAGACGAGGTCGGGTGCTTGTAGGTTTCGACCTCCTGGCGACTGGCTTCCTCGCCCACGGCGCGGATAGAAAGCCCGACCTTCTTCTCCTCCGGATTCATCTTGATGATCTTGAAGTCGAACTCCTGCCCGGGCTCGAGGTGGATGGCAGCGCCGTTGGCGTCCACCGCCTCGGAGTTGTGGCAAAGGCCCTCGACGCCGTCGGCGATCTCGACGAAGGCGCCGAAGGTGGCGACGCGCAGGACCTTGCCCTTGAGCACATCCCCGATGCGGTGCTGGGCAAAGAAGGTCTCCCAGACGTCGGGCTGGAGCTGCTTGATGCCCAGGGAGAGGCGGCGCTGCTCCGGCTCGATGCCGAGCACGATGGCCTTGACCTTGTCGCCCTTCTTCACCACTTCGGACGGATGCTTCACCCGCTTGGTCCAACTCAGGTTGCTGACGTGGACCAAGCCGTCAATGCCGTCCTCGATCTCGATGAAGGCGCCGAAGTCGGTGAGGTTGCGGACGCGGCCCTCGACGGTCGAGTTGATGGGGTACTTCTCGTGCAGCGTCTCCCAGGGATTGGTCTCGAGCTGCTTCATGCCCAGCGAGATGCGGCGGTCGGACGGGTTCACGTTCAGGACCACGCACTCGACCTCCTGGCCGACGCCGACGATCTTCGACGGATGTTTCATGCGCTTGGACCAGGTCATCTCGCTGACGTGGACCAGGCCTTCGATGCCCTGTTCGAGCTCGACGAAGGCGCCGTAATCGGTGACGCTGATGACGCGCCCCTTGACGTGCGCGCTCACCGGGTAGCGCTGCGCGGCATCGGTCCAGGGGTCGGGCGTGAGCTGCTTGAAGCCGAGGGAAACGCGCTGCTTCTCGGGGTCGAACTTGAGGACCTTGACGTGGATCTCGTCGCCCACCTGCACCAGGTCGCGGGGATGGGTGAGCCGGCCCCAGGACATGTCGGTGACGTGGAGCAGGCCGTCGATGCCGCCCAGGTCCACGAACGCGCCGTAGTCGGTGAGGTTCTTGACGATGCCGGTCAGCACCGCGCCTTCGTGCAGGTGCTCCAGGGTCTTGGAACGCTTCGCGGCGGTCTCTTCCTCGAGGATGGCCTTGCGCGAAACCACGATGTTGCCGCGCTTCTTGTTGAGCTTGATGACCCGGACCTCGATGTCGGTGCCCTTCATGGCGTCAAGGTTGCGGACCGACTTGAGGTCCACCTGGGAACCGGGCAGGAATGCGCGGGCCCCGATGTCCACCGAGAGGCCACCCTTGACGCGCTCGACGACGCGCCCCTTGATGGGGGATTTCTCGTTGTAGGCCTTCTCGATGTCGTCCCAGACCTTGAGGCGCTTGGCGCGCTCGTGCGAGAGGACCACGTAGCCCTCCTCGCGCTCGCCGTGCTGGATCATCACGTCGATCTCGTCGCCGGGCTTGACCTTGACGTTGCCGTCGTGGTCCTTGACTTCACCGATGCGGACCACGCCTTCGGTCTTGGACCCGATGTCCACCATGACGTGGTTGGGAGTCAGAGAGATAACAGTGCCTTTATGAATGCGGTTGTCGTGCTCCAGGGCCTCGGTTTCGGCCTCAAAGGTTTCAAGAGCAGTGGCAAAATCTTCCATAGTCTCTTTTTCTTTCCGAGTAGGACCCGCGGTGGGCCGCTCGGAGGCTTGGATTTGTGGGGTTTCGGGGGACTTTTCCTGCTGGGCCTGCGCTGGTGACGGCTCGGTGGTGGTGGTGGTCGAGGTGGGGTGGTTGTTGGTTTCTTCGTTCACGGTTTCCATTGCTGTTTTTCCGCCCACATGCGGGCTGGAATGAATCGTCCCTGGGCGGAGCAAGAGCGGCGGAGATCTTCTGGAGTGAAAGTCCGTTGCAGCGGGCTCGAAACACCAGAGGCCGGATCCTGACGCGAACTCCGCGCCAAAGACTCTCCGAGTG belongs to Terriglobales bacterium and includes:
- a CDS encoding 30S ribosomal protein S1, with translation METVNEETNNHPTSTTTTTEPSPAQAQQEKSPETPQIQASERPTAGPTRKEKETMEDFATALETFEAETEALEHDNRIHKGTVISLTPNHVMVDIGSKTEGVVRIGEVKDHDGNVKVKPGDEIDVMIQHGEREEGYVVLSHERAKRLKVWDDIEKAYNEKSPIKGRVVERVKGGLSVDIGARAFLPGSQVDLKSVRNLDAMKGTDIEVRVIKLNKKRGNIVVSRKAILEEETAAKRSKTLEHLHEGAVLTGIVKNLTDYGAFVDLGGIDGLLHVTDMSWGRLTHPRDLVQVGDEIHVKVLKFDPEKQRVSLGFKQLTPDPWTDAAQRYPVSAHVKGRVISVTDYGAFVELEQGIEGLVHVSEMTWSKRMKHPSKIVGVGQEVECVVLNVNPSDRRISLGMKQLETNPWETLHEKYPINSTVEGRVRNLTDFGAFIEIEDGIDGLVHVSNLSWTKRVKHPSEVVKKGDKVKAIVLGIEPEQRRLSLGIKQLQPDVWETFFAQHRIGDVLKGKVLRVATFGAFVEIADGVEGLCHNSEAVDANGAAIHLEPGQEFDFKIIKMNPEEKKVGLSIRAVGEEASRQEVETYKHPTSSSSPGSATLGEIMNWKRAGNE